The following are from one region of the Stanieria sp. NIES-3757 genome:
- a CDS encoding carbonic anhydrase — MKKLISGLDKFRHTYVPTHQQLLAQLSHGQKPRVLFITCSDSRIDPNLITQTDVGELFVIRNAGNIIPPYGAANGGEGGTIEYAIDALGIEQIVVCGHSHCGAMKGLLKLNELQKNMPLVYDWLKHAESTRRLVTENYSNYQGEELLEIMVAENVLIQINNLKTYPVVQAKLHQGKLQIYGWIYHIETGEVLAYDPETHTYVSPQSQLPDYRNKALFPTGKFESTNAPPVACGLLKSNKQSSQSNGSQWLDIESIEQIRTKLEALLAKTPKSSTDAAKAMRSLEELFNEARQSGMSPNELRGFHYRFSEPIQIWARKIHSR; from the coding sequence GTGAAAAAGTTAATTAGCGGTCTTGATAAGTTTCGTCATACTTATGTACCTACCCACCAACAACTTTTAGCGCAACTTTCCCATGGTCAAAAACCTAGAGTCCTTTTCATAACTTGTTCTGATTCTCGAATAGATCCAAACCTCATTACTCAAACTGATGTAGGGGAACTGTTTGTGATTAGAAATGCAGGTAATATTATTCCTCCCTATGGTGCAGCTAACGGAGGTGAAGGAGGTACGATTGAGTATGCGATCGATGCACTGGGGATTGAACAAATAGTAGTGTGTGGACATTCTCACTGTGGTGCCATGAAAGGATTGCTTAAACTCAATGAACTACAAAAAAATATGCCTTTAGTTTATGATTGGCTAAAGCACGCAGAGTCTACCCGTCGTTTAGTCACAGAAAACTATTCCAATTATCAGGGCGAAGAGTTACTAGAAATTATGGTAGCCGAAAATGTTCTGATTCAAATTAATAATCTCAAAACCTATCCAGTCGTACAAGCTAAATTGCATCAAGGTAAACTACAAATCTACGGTTGGATTTACCATATTGAGACAGGAGAAGTTTTAGCTTACGATCCAGAGACTCATACTTACGTTTCTCCTCAAAGTCAATTACCTGATTACCGAAATAAAGCTCTTTTCCCAACTGGTAAATTTGAAAGTACTAATGCACCTCCAGTTGCTTGTGGACTATTAAAAAGTAATAAACAATCTTCTCAATCAAACGGTAGTCAATGGTTAGATATAGAGTCAATCGAGCAAATTAGAACGAAATTAGAAGCATTACTAGCTAAAACTCCTAAATCCTCAACTGATGCAGCTAAAGCAATGCGATCGCTTGAAGAGTTGTTTAATGAAGCTCGTCAATCAGGAATGAGTCCTAATGAACTACGAGGTTTTCATTACAGATTTTCTGAACCAATTCAAATTTGGGCAAGAAAAATTCATAGCAGATAA